From the Kitasatospora atroaurantiaca genome, the window TGCCGGCCTGAAGGGCCAGCTCGGCGAGCCGCAGGGCGGTCAGCGGCGTCAGCTCGGCGGGCTTGAGGACGACGGTGTTACCGGCCGCCAGGGCCGGGGCGAATCCCCAGGCGGCGATCGGCATCGGGAAGTTCCACGGGACGATGATGCCCACGACGCCGAGCGGTTCCTGGAAGGTGACGTCGATCCCGCCGGCGACCGGGATCTGCCGGCCGAAGAGCCGCTCGGGCGCCGCCGCGTAGTACTCGATGACGTCGCGGGCGTTGCCCGCCTCCCAGCGGGCGTTGCCCACCGTGTGGCCCGCGTTGGCGACTTCGAGCTGGGCCAGGTTCTCGCGGTCGGCGTCCACCGCCGCCGCGAAGGCCCGCAGCAGCCTGGCCCGGTCGGCGGGGGCGACCCGCCGCCAGCTGTCGAACGCGGCCCTGGCCCGGGCGATGGCGGCGTCCGTCTCGGCCGGGCCGGCCATCGCCACCGTCTCGATCACCTCCTCCGTGGCCGGGTTGACCACCTCGAAGAGGTCGGGCTCCGTACTGGTCATTTGGCTGTCTCCCTGACGAAGGCTTCGAAGAGGCGGGTGTCCGCCGGGTCGGCTTCGGGGTGCCACTGCACGGCGAGCGCGAAGCGGCGGTCGGGCAGTTCGACGGCCTCGACCGTCTCGTCCGCGCTCCAGGCCGTCGCGCGGAGCCCGGTGCCGAGCCGGCCGACCGCCTGGTGGTGGTAGCACGGCACCTTCGCCGTGCGCCCGAGGATCTCGCCCGTCCGGCTGCCGGGGCTGATCACCACGGCCTGGCGGTTGTAGGTGGCGGGGGCGATCTGGTGTCCGGCCTCCTCGGGAAGGTGCTGCACCAGGTCCCCGCCGAGGGCGACGTTGAGCAGCTGCATACCCCGGCAGATGCCGAGTACCGGCAGGTCGCGCTCGAGCGCGCCGTGCAGCAGCCCGAACTCCCAGGCGTCGCGCACCGGGTGAGGCTCGCCGGTGCGGGGGTGCGCGGCGGCGCCGTAGCGCACGGGGTCGATGTCGGGGCCCCCGGCGAGCACCAGCCCGTCGAGCCGGCCCAGCAGTCGCCCGCTGCCGCCGGTCTGCGGCGGCAGCAGGACGGGCGTCCCGCCGGCCCGGTCGACCGCGTCCACGTACAGCTGCGGGAGGAGTGCCGCCGGCTGCTGCCAGACGCCCCAGGCGGCCTCGTCGAGGTAGCTGGTGATCCCGACCAGCGGGCGTTCCGTCACAGTCGCTCGAATCCGCGGCGCCGCTCCCAGTCGGTCACCGCTGCGTCGAAGGCGGCCAGTTCGACCCGGCCGGCGTGGGTGTAGTGGCGGACCACGTCCTTGCCGAAGGCCAGCGCCGCCGCCTCGCTGTGCTCGAAGGCGTCGACCGCGTCCCGCAGCGTGGCGGGGACGCGAGGGGCGTCGGAGGCGTACGCGTTGCCGGTGAACTCGGGCTCCAGCTCGAGTTGCTGCTCGACCCCGTACAGTCCGGCCGCGATCAGTGCGGCGACGGCGAGATACGGGTTGACGTCACCGCCGGGTACCCGGTTCTCGAAGCGCAGCGACTGGCCGTGCCCGACGACCCGCAGGGCGCAGGTGCGGTTGTCGCGGCCCCAGGCGATCGCGGTGGGCGCGAAGCTGCCCGGGACGTACCGCTTGTAGGAGTTGACGGTGGGCGCGAGCAGCAGCGCGAAGTCGGCGAGGCAGGCGAGCTGTCCGGCCAGGAAGTGCTCCATCACCTTGGAGAAGCCGTGCGCGCCGTCGCCCGCCATGACGGGTGCGCCGTCGGCGTCGCGCAGACTCAGGTGGATGTGGCAGGAGTTGC encodes:
- a CDS encoding gamma-glutamyl-gamma-aminobutyrate hydrolase family protein is translated as MTERPLVGITSYLDEAAWGVWQQPAALLPQLYVDAVDRAGGTPVLLPPQTGGSGRLLGRLDGLVLAGGPDIDPVRYGAAAHPRTGEPHPVRDAWEFGLLHGALERDLPVLGICRGMQLLNVALGGDLVQHLPEEAGHQIAPATYNRQAVVISPGSRTGEILGRTAKVPCYHHQAVGRLGTGLRATAWSADETVEAVELPDRRFALAVQWHPEADPADTRLFEAFVRETAK